A window of Actinopolymorpha sp. NPDC004070 contains these coding sequences:
- a CDS encoding carbohydrate ABC transporter permease, which translates to MSAEPGLSPVRHHQRGRPLRVGRLLISVVLLVIGVLMVAPLVWMISTSLTEPVEAFQLPPRWLPIPFSLQSFDEMAGLMPIGRMALNSLIVAVISVVGSLFTASLAAYSFSRIQFRGRNQVFLLLLSALMVPGQLTIIPIFILMRRLELVDTLAALWLPALINVFAIFFLRQYFNTIPRELDEAARIDGAGHLRILFQVMIPLAGPALSALAILGFEASWNNYFGPLIFLSTPEKMTLPIGLVTLSAGQGGGPAGVVFAGITIVVVPTLVVFVAFQRAFIESVASIGIRG; encoded by the coding sequence ATGAGCGCGGAGCCTGGCCTTTCACCGGTTCGCCACCACCAGCGGGGGCGCCCGCTCCGGGTCGGCCGGTTGCTGATCAGCGTGGTCCTCCTCGTGATCGGCGTACTGATGGTGGCGCCACTGGTGTGGATGATCAGCACCAGCCTCACCGAACCGGTGGAGGCGTTCCAGTTGCCGCCGCGGTGGTTGCCCATCCCGTTCAGCCTGCAGAGCTTCGACGAGATGGCCGGCCTGATGCCGATCGGCCGGATGGCGCTGAACAGCCTGATCGTGGCGGTGATCAGCGTGGTGGGTTCGCTGTTCACCGCATCGCTGGCCGCGTACTCGTTCTCCCGAATCCAGTTCCGCGGCCGCAACCAGGTCTTCTTGTTGTTGCTCAGCGCGCTGATGGTGCCGGGCCAGCTCACGATCATCCCGATCTTCATCCTGATGCGCCGGTTGGAGCTCGTCGACACCCTGGCCGCGCTGTGGCTGCCTGCGCTGATCAACGTGTTCGCGATCTTCTTCCTGCGCCAGTACTTCAACACGATCCCGAGAGAACTGGACGAGGCCGCCCGGATCGACGGCGCCGGACACCTCCGGATCCTGTTCCAGGTGATGATTCCGCTGGCCGGACCGGCGCTCTCGGCACTGGCCATCCTCGGCTTCGAGGCCTCCTGGAACAACTACTTCGGCCCGCTGATCTTCCTCTCCACACCGGAGAAGATGACCCTGCCGATCGGACTGGTCACCCTCTCGGCGGGCCAGGGCGGCGGCCCGGCCGGAGTGGTCTTCGCCGGCATCACGATCGTCGTCGTACCGACGTTGGTCGTCTTCGTCGCGTTCCAGCGGGCGTTCATCGAAAGCGTCGCCTCGATCGGGATCCGTGGATGA
- a CDS encoding sugar ABC transporter permease: protein MTVATGAVLRGHRDSGNAPRPAGIGRANTLAGWLFLSPSLLLFALFILGPFLVGLAMSLFSYDLLTPPKFVGLDNFHRLVHDALLLHSLRNTFVFAFASVVTHLLGGLLLAIAVNRGINKVLSYFVRTAVFFPFLISWAAVALLWKYVLDPTFGIFSYYLKMVSIDPPDWFTDPSWALPSIIGIDFWHTIGYTFLIMLAGLQTVPSQMVEAARCDGANRVQTFFHITLPMMSPTMFFASVITFIGAFQIFDPIQIITRGGPNDSTISAVMYLYQTTFQAFQVGYGSTIALAVFVVIMLVTLLQFWGSRKWVHNA, encoded by the coding sequence ATGACCGTGGCGACCGGTGCCGTGCTGCGCGGCCACCGCGACTCGGGAAATGCGCCTCGCCCGGCCGGGATCGGGCGGGCGAACACGTTGGCGGGCTGGCTCTTCCTGTCTCCTTCCCTACTGCTGTTCGCCCTGTTCATCCTCGGCCCGTTCCTGGTCGGGCTTGCCATGTCGTTGTTCTCCTACGACCTGCTGACCCCGCCGAAGTTCGTCGGCCTGGACAACTTCCATCGGCTGGTTCACGACGCTCTCCTGCTGCACTCGCTGCGCAACACGTTCGTCTTCGCGTTCGCCTCCGTGGTCACTCACCTCCTCGGCGGTCTCCTTCTGGCGATCGCGGTGAACCGGGGCATCAACAAGGTGCTTTCGTACTTCGTCCGCACAGCCGTCTTCTTTCCCTTCCTGATCTCCTGGGCGGCGGTTGCGCTGCTGTGGAAGTACGTTCTCGACCCGACGTTCGGCATCTTCAGCTACTACCTGAAGATGGTGAGCATCGATCCGCCGGACTGGTTCACCGATCCGTCCTGGGCACTGCCGTCGATCATCGGCATCGACTTCTGGCACACCATCGGCTACACGTTCCTGATCATGCTGGCCGGCTTGCAGACGGTTCCTTCGCAGATGGTCGAGGCGGCCCGCTGTGACGGTGCGAACAGGGTGCAGACGTTCTTCCACATCACGCTGCCGATGATGTCGCCGACCATGTTCTTCGCCTCGGTGATCACCTTCATCGGGGCCTTCCAGATCTTCGACCCGATCCAGATCATCACCCGCGGCGGGCCCAACGACTCCACGATCTCCGCGGTCATGTACCTCTACCAGACGACGTTCCAGGCGTTCCAGGTCGGCTACGGATCGACCATCGCGCTGGCGGTGTTCGTGGTCATCATGCTGGTCACGCTGCTGCAGTTCTGGGGTTCCCGGAAGTGGGTGCACAACGCATGA
- a CDS encoding sugar ABC transporter substrate-binding protein: MLPAFGSVLAGCGGEGDSGPGGATSGTVTFVYYGDAEAQKAYDKLFTKFRKKYPKITLKAQGIAADSWAGFANTVATRLAGGQSLDVVQIATEGQRIFASKQLLEPLDPYIQKDKAAVDAYYADTPPNLRKWLKEYASPDGKTYFMPGGYNTMALYLNTELFGKAGLDIPPAWTWEEFRTAGRTIKEKTGAYLGVAAAGYFTDVMPWLTNNGTSALSADWKTAQYDSPAAVEALTFARSLVVDGLAPKPGGNLEAATLMAKGKLATLGGGRWPTNDLRRVKFVDKVRLVRWPKNAGVGSPVGWDAWPILKKSKNKDAAWTLIKYLISEQFGDAITTGGGGAVPARISDATGPNFLKDAPQNTELLVELLKDATPIPGPDRGAECQKVIEEAWLQGISGTKEPQSALTEANKKLQDLLR; encoded by the coding sequence TTGCTTCCGGCATTCGGCTCGGTCCTGGCCGGCTGCGGTGGGGAGGGCGATTCCGGGCCCGGTGGGGCCACCTCCGGCACGGTCACCTTCGTCTACTACGGCGATGCGGAAGCGCAGAAGGCCTACGACAAGCTGTTCACCAAGTTCCGCAAGAAGTATCCGAAAATCACCCTGAAGGCTCAGGGCATCGCCGCCGACTCGTGGGCCGGTTTCGCGAACACCGTGGCGACCCGCCTGGCGGGCGGCCAGTCGCTCGACGTGGTGCAGATCGCGACCGAGGGGCAGCGAATCTTCGCGTCCAAGCAGCTGCTCGAGCCGCTGGATCCCTATATCCAGAAGGACAAGGCGGCGGTGGACGCCTACTACGCCGACACTCCGCCCAACCTGCGGAAATGGCTGAAGGAATACGCCTCGCCCGATGGCAAGACGTACTTCATGCCGGGCGGTTACAACACGATGGCGCTGTATCTGAACACCGAGCTGTTCGGGAAAGCCGGGCTTGACATCCCGCCGGCCTGGACCTGGGAGGAGTTCCGAACCGCCGGCAGGACGATCAAGGAGAAGACCGGAGCGTATCTCGGTGTGGCCGCAGCGGGCTATTTCACCGACGTGATGCCCTGGCTCACCAACAACGGAACCTCGGCGCTCAGCGCTGACTGGAAGACCGCGCAGTACGACTCGCCCGCTGCGGTCGAGGCGCTGACGTTCGCCCGATCGCTGGTCGTCGACGGCCTCGCTCCCAAGCCCGGTGGCAACCTGGAGGCGGCGACCCTGATGGCGAAGGGCAAGCTGGCCACGCTCGGCGGCGGACGCTGGCCGACCAACGACCTGCGCCGGGTCAAGTTCGTCGACAAGGTGCGCCTGGTCCGCTGGCCGAAGAACGCAGGCGTCGGTTCCCCGGTCGGCTGGGATGCCTGGCCGATCCTGAAGAAGTCGAAGAACAAGGACGCGGCCTGGACCCTGATCAAGTACCTCATCTCGGAGCAGTTCGGCGACGCGATCACCACCGGTGGCGGCGGTGCCGTACCTGCGCGGATCTCGGATGCGACCGGTCCGAACTTCCTCAAGGACGCACCGCAGAACACCGAGCTGCTGGTGGAGCTGCTCAAGGACGCGACGCCGATCCCAGGACCGGACCGCGGAGCGGAGTGCCAGAAGGTGATCGAGGAGGCGTGGCTGCAAGGGATCAGCGGCACCAAGGAACCGCAGTCAGCGCTGACCGAGGCGAACAAGAAGCTGCAGGACCTGCTCCGATGA
- a CDS encoding DUF3099 domain-containing protein, with protein MGRRKTYLLLMGTCVGLFVLAWVVVRHFSLVAAVVMSVVAALMPPLAAIIANSRREP; from the coding sequence ATGGGACGCAGAAAGACCTACCTTCTCCTGATGGGCACCTGCGTCGGCCTGTTCGTTCTCGCCTGGGTCGTCGTCCGGCACTTCTCGCTCGTGGCAGCGGTCGTGATGTCCGTGGTGGCCGCGCTGATGCCCCCGCTGGCCGCGATCATCGCCAACTCCCGCCGCGAGCCGTAG
- a CDS encoding 2-phosphosulfolactate phosphatase, whose amino-acid sequence MHGERWWAQESFGVRLEWGPTGAERLAGDHSGWLVVVDVLSFTTAVTVATERGIQVLPYPWRDGTAAAFAGRRQAALAVGRRQVTASTPWSLSPAALRGAPFVPRLVLPSPNGSTIAAAAAGRGTRVVAACLRNAGAVARWLTERGAGTPGRPVMLAPAGERWPDTSLRPALEDLLGAGAVAAALADLGTGPLSPEANAARAAYLAGDPMAALTDCSSGRELRAGGFAGDIAVAAEVDASASVPLLAEGAFTNAAVDPDGWNPSR is encoded by the coding sequence GTGCACGGTGAACGCTGGTGGGCACAGGAGTCCTTCGGCGTACGGCTGGAGTGGGGGCCGACCGGAGCGGAGCGACTGGCGGGCGACCACTCCGGCTGGCTCGTCGTGGTCGACGTGCTGTCCTTCACCACCGCGGTGACCGTCGCCACCGAACGCGGAATCCAGGTGCTTCCCTACCCGTGGCGCGACGGCACGGCCGCGGCGTTCGCCGGTCGTCGGCAGGCCGCGCTGGCCGTGGGGCGCCGGCAGGTCACCGCGTCCACACCGTGGTCACTGTCGCCCGCGGCCCTGCGGGGCGCGCCCTTCGTGCCGCGGCTGGTGCTTCCCTCCCCCAACGGCTCCACCATCGCCGCCGCGGCGGCCGGCCGGGGCACGCGCGTGGTCGCGGCCTGCCTGCGCAACGCGGGCGCCGTGGCGCGATGGCTGACGGAGCGGGGCGCCGGCACCCCGGGCCGGCCGGTGATGCTGGCGCCGGCCGGTGAGCGCTGGCCTGACACCAGCCTGCGTCCTGCCCTGGAGGACCTGCTCGGAGCCGGCGCGGTCGCCGCGGCACTCGCCGACCTCGGCACCGGGCCGCTGTCACCGGAGGCCAACGCGGCAAGGGCGGCTTACCTCGCCGGAGACCCGATGGCCGCGCTCACCGACTGCTCGTCCGGGCGGGAACTGCGCGCGGGCGGGTTCGCCGGAGACATCGCCGTCGCGGCGGAGGTGGACGCCAGTGCGAGCGTTCCCTTGCTGGCCGAGGGAGCGTTCACCAACGCCGCTGTCGACCCGGACGGATGGAATCCCAGCCGATGA
- the hrpA gene encoding ATP-dependent RNA helicase HrpA, whose product MDTPSRSSLAQLQARLPELTHLDRRRLQRRIDGVRNRRGRADHQVSGEILDQIAADIDAAEQRLAARRAGVPTVSYPEELPVSQRRDDILAAIRDHQVVIVAGETGSGKTTQLPKMCLELGRGVSGLVGHTQPRRLAARTVAERIAEELDTPLGETVGWKVRFTDKVSDNTLVKVMTDGILLAEIQSDRMLRQYDTLIIDEAHERSLNIDFILGYVKQLLPRRPDLKVIITSATIDPERFSRHFGDAPIVEVSGRTYPVEVRYRPIVEDAEDRDRDQTQAILDAVDELSLEGDGDILVFLSGEREIRDTADALEKRNLPRTEIAPLYARLSAAEQHRVFQRHSGRRIVLATNVAETSLTVPGIRYVIDPGTARISRYSQRLKVQRLPIEAISQASANQRKGRCGRTSDGICIRLYSEDDFLARPEFTDPEILRTNLASVILAMTAAGLGDLAAFPFIDPPDSRNVKAGVQLLEELGALATEQAGDAKAATDGGPAEDGARGERGRQEKAGGRSGRRSRGRGERGDGGNRLTPVGRTLSQLPVDPRLARMVVEAERNGCLREVMVIAAALSIQDPRERPTGKEEAATQQHARFVDKTSDFLTYLNLWDYLREQQRALSSNQFRRLCRNEFLNYLRVREWQDIESQLRQVAKSLGMTVGKRGENLDSDRIHQSLLAGLLSHIGLKDSEKKSEESARGSGRRSANDYLGARGARFAVFPGSALFRNPPQWVMAAELVETSRLWARIVARIEPGWVEELAGHLVKRNYSEPHWSKKQAAVLAYERVTLYGVPLVAQRVVNYGRIDPELSRELFIRHGLVEGDWETRHEFFHANRALLDEVEDLEDRARRRDILVDDEALFEFYDERVGKDVVSGTHFDAWWKKARRREPDLLTFSIDMLVNESAEHVDEADYPDFWEVPGAKLRLTYQFEPGADADGVTVHIPLPILNQLRSDTFDWQIPGMRQDLVTALIRSLPKPLRRTLVPAPDFARAALERMQPHRQPFLDSLEAALRQFTGILLPRESWDLGKVPDHLKPTFRVLDGRGRTLGEGKDLAALKEKLRGELKVTLAKAASGVERANIRSWDFEAVPAEFAKQRAGLSVRAYPALADAGDSAAIRLFESEADARRAMWAGTRRLLLLNLPSPVKYVLDRQSYQTKLALSHSPHGSAAALFDDCLACAVDKLMADNGGPVRDRAGFERLRDAVRADLHDTVADTVARTADILSVAHELDTRLRRTSNPVLLPALTDVKAQLAGLVFPGFVTETGWRRLTDVVRYLRAIDRRLDKVAAEPHRDAERMRSVQQVQEAYEKARARLTRDARVSGSLSAEAEEGLREIRWMIEELRVSYFAQVLGTPGPISDKRILKAIDRLTR is encoded by the coding sequence ATGGACACGCCGTCGCGATCATCGCTCGCCCAGCTGCAGGCCCGCCTCCCGGAGTTGACGCACCTCGACCGGCGCCGGCTGCAGCGCCGCATCGACGGCGTACGCAACCGGCGCGGCCGCGCAGACCACCAGGTTTCGGGCGAGATCCTCGACCAGATCGCCGCCGACATCGACGCCGCCGAGCAGCGCCTGGCCGCGCGGCGTGCCGGCGTGCCGACCGTCAGCTACCCGGAGGAACTGCCGGTCAGCCAGCGCAGGGACGACATCCTCGCCGCGATCCGCGACCACCAGGTGGTGATCGTGGCCGGTGAGACCGGTTCGGGCAAGACGACCCAGCTGCCCAAAATGTGCCTGGAGCTCGGTCGCGGTGTGAGCGGCCTGGTCGGGCACACCCAGCCGCGGCGGCTGGCGGCCCGGACGGTGGCCGAGCGGATCGCCGAGGAGCTGGACACCCCGCTGGGGGAGACGGTCGGCTGGAAGGTGCGGTTCACCGACAAGGTGAGCGACAACACCCTGGTCAAGGTGATGACCGACGGCATCCTGCTGGCCGAGATCCAGTCCGACCGGATGCTGCGGCAGTACGACACGCTCATCATCGACGAGGCGCACGAACGCAGCCTCAACATCGACTTCATTCTCGGGTACGTCAAACAGCTGCTGCCGCGCCGCCCCGACCTGAAGGTGATCATCACCTCGGCGACGATCGACCCCGAGCGCTTCTCCCGGCACTTCGGTGACGCGCCGATCGTGGAGGTGTCCGGCCGGACCTACCCCGTGGAGGTGCGCTACCGCCCGATCGTGGAGGACGCCGAGGACCGCGACCGCGACCAGACCCAGGCGATCCTGGACGCTGTGGACGAGCTGTCCCTGGAGGGTGACGGCGACATCCTGGTGTTCCTCAGCGGGGAGCGGGAGATCCGGGACACCGCGGACGCGCTGGAGAAAAGGAACCTCCCGCGGACCGAGATCGCACCGTTGTACGCCCGGCTGTCGGCGGCCGAGCAGCACCGCGTCTTCCAGCGGCACAGCGGGCGGCGGATCGTCCTTGCCACCAACGTCGCCGAGACTTCGCTCACCGTGCCGGGGATCAGGTACGTCATCGACCCCGGCACGGCCCGCATCTCCCGCTACAGCCAGCGGCTGAAGGTGCAGCGGCTGCCGATCGAGGCGATCTCGCAGGCGTCGGCCAACCAGCGCAAGGGCCGCTGCGGGCGTACGTCCGACGGCATCTGCATCCGGCTCTACTCCGAGGACGACTTCCTCGCCCGGCCCGAGTTCACCGACCCGGAGATCCTGCGGACCAACCTGGCGTCGGTCATCCTGGCGATGACGGCGGCCGGACTGGGCGACCTGGCGGCGTTCCCGTTCATCGACCCGCCGGACAGCCGCAACGTCAAGGCCGGCGTGCAGTTGCTGGAGGAGCTCGGCGCGCTGGCCACCGAGCAGGCCGGGGACGCCAAGGCTGCCACGGATGGTGGGCCTGCCGAGGACGGGGCGCGAGGTGAACGGGGCAGGCAGGAGAAGGCCGGCGGCAGGTCGGGTCGCAGGTCCCGCGGCCGCGGCGAGCGCGGCGACGGCGGCAACCGCCTGACTCCGGTCGGACGTACGCTCTCCCAGCTGCCGGTCGACCCGCGGCTGGCGCGGATGGTGGTGGAGGCCGAACGCAACGGCTGCCTGCGCGAGGTGATGGTGATCGCCGCCGCTTTGTCCATCCAGGATCCGCGCGAACGCCCGACGGGCAAGGAGGAGGCGGCGACCCAGCAGCACGCGCGGTTCGTGGACAAGACCTCCGACTTCCTCACCTACCTCAACCTCTGGGACTACCTGCGTGAGCAGCAGCGCGCCCTGTCGTCCAACCAGTTCCGCAGGCTGTGCCGCAACGAGTTCCTCAACTACCTGCGGGTGCGGGAGTGGCAGGACATCGAGAGCCAGTTGCGCCAGGTCGCCAAGTCGCTCGGCATGACCGTCGGCAAGCGAGGCGAGAACCTGGACTCCGACCGCATCCACCAGTCCCTGCTGGCCGGGCTGCTCTCCCACATCGGCCTGAAGGACAGCGAGAAGAAGTCGGAGGAGAGCGCCCGCGGATCGGGCCGTCGCTCGGCCAACGACTACCTCGGTGCCCGCGGTGCCCGCTTCGCGGTCTTCCCCGGCTCCGCGCTCTTCAGGAATCCGCCCCAGTGGGTGATGGCCGCCGAGCTCGTGGAGACCTCCCGGCTGTGGGCGCGGATCGTGGCCAGGATCGAGCCCGGCTGGGTGGAGGAGCTGGCCGGGCACCTGGTCAAGCGCAACTACAGCGAGCCGCACTGGTCCAAGAAGCAGGCAGCCGTACTGGCGTACGAACGCGTCACGTTGTACGGCGTGCCGCTGGTGGCCCAGCGGGTGGTCAACTACGGCCGGATCGACCCAGAGCTGTCCCGCGAGCTCTTCATCCGGCACGGCCTGGTGGAGGGCGACTGGGAGACCCGGCACGAGTTCTTCCACGCCAACCGCGCCCTGCTGGACGAGGTCGAGGACCTCGAGGACCGTGCCCGGCGGCGCGACATCCTGGTCGACGACGAGGCGCTGTTCGAGTTCTACGACGAACGCGTCGGCAAGGACGTCGTGTCGGGCACGCACTTCGACGCCTGGTGGAAGAAGGCCCGCCGGCGTGAGCCGGACCTGCTGACCTTCTCCATCGACATGCTGGTGAACGAGTCGGCCGAACATGTCGACGAGGCCGACTATCCCGACTTCTGGGAGGTGCCTGGCGCGAAGCTGCGGCTCACCTACCAGTTCGAGCCGGGCGCCGACGCGGACGGTGTGACCGTGCACATTCCGCTGCCGATCCTGAACCAGCTGCGCTCGGACACCTTCGACTGGCAGATCCCGGGTATGCGGCAGGACCTGGTCACCGCGCTGATCCGCTCACTGCCCAAGCCGTTGCGGCGCACGCTCGTTCCGGCGCCGGACTTCGCCCGGGCGGCCCTGGAACGCATGCAGCCACACCGTCAACCGTTCCTTGACAGCCTGGAGGCGGCGCTGCGGCAGTTCACGGGCATTCTCCTACCGCGGGAGTCGTGGGACCTCGGCAAGGTGCCGGACCACCTCAAGCCCACCTTCCGGGTGCTCGACGGCCGGGGACGCACGCTCGGCGAGGGCAAGGACCTCGCCGCCCTGAAGGAGAAGCTGCGCGGGGAGCTGAAGGTCACCCTGGCCAAGGCGGCCAGTGGGGTCGAACGCGCGAACATCCGCAGCTGGGACTTCGAGGCGGTGCCGGCGGAGTTCGCCAAGCAGCGGGCCGGCCTGTCCGTGCGGGCCTATCCCGCACTGGCCGACGCGGGCGACTCCGCCGCCATCCGGCTGTTCGAGTCCGAGGCCGACGCCCGGCGCGCGATGTGGGCGGGCACCCGCAGGCTGCTGCTGCTCAACCTGCCGTCCCCGGTGAAGTACGTCCTGGATCGTCAGTCCTACCAGACGAAACTCGCGCTGAGCCACAGTCCGCACGGCAGCGCCGCGGCACTCTTCGACGACTGCCTGGCCTGTGCGGTGGACAAACTGATGGCGGACAACGGCGGGCCGGTCCGCGACCGCGCGGGGTTCGAACGACTGCGAGATGCCGTACGCGCCGACCTGCACGACACGGTCGCCGACACCGTCGCCAGGACCGCCGACATCCTGTCCGTCGCGCACGAACTCGACACCCGGCTTCGGCGTACGTCCAACCCCGTCCTGCTGCCGGCCCTGACCGATGTCAAGGCGCAGTTGGCAGGGCTGGTGTTCCCGGGCTTCGTCACCGAGACGGGTTGGCGCCGGCTGACCGACGTGGTCCGCTACCTGCGGGCGATCGACCGCCGGCTGGACAAGGTCGCCGCCGAACCCCACCGCGACGCCGAACGCATGCGCTCGGTGCAGCAGGTGCAGGAGGCGTACGAGAAGGCCCGCGCCCGCCTGACCCGCGACGCACGCGTGTCCGGCTCGCTCAGCGCGGAGGCGGAGGAGGGGCTGCGGGAGATCCGCTGGATGATCGAGGAGCTTCGGGTCAGCTACTTCGCGCAGGTCCTGGGCACGCCCGGCCCGATCTCGGACAAGCGGATCCTGAAGGCGATCGACCGGCTCACCCGCTGA
- a CDS encoding DinB family protein: MTSSRSRTRPPHVADERTQLMGWYDLQRAVVHYKCEGLSHDDLHRSVLPDSPLMTVAGILSHLRWTEQLWFEVVFAGEPADGPQFVEDPEDADMIVADDVPLDQLLAEYDRQCAASNAIIAAHSLDDVGTHPDFDAARATLRWMVLHMLEETARHVGHLDTIRELLDGRKGYY, translated from the coding sequence ATGACGTCTTCCCGTTCCCGAACCAGGCCTCCGCACGTCGCCGACGAACGCACCCAGCTGATGGGGTGGTACGACCTCCAGCGCGCCGTCGTCCACTACAAGTGCGAGGGCCTGAGTCACGACGACCTGCACCGGTCGGTGCTGCCGGACTCGCCGCTGATGACGGTGGCCGGGATCCTGTCGCACCTGCGCTGGACCGAGCAGCTGTGGTTCGAGGTGGTCTTCGCCGGTGAACCGGCCGACGGACCACAGTTCGTCGAGGATCCCGAGGACGCCGACATGATCGTCGCCGACGACGTGCCGCTCGACCAACTGCTGGCGGAGTACGACCGTCAGTGCGCGGCGTCGAACGCAATCATCGCCGCGCACTCACTCGACGACGTCGGCACCCACCCGGACTTCGACGCCGCCCGGGCGACCCTGCGGTGGATGGTGCTCCACATGCTCGAGGAGACCGCCCGCCACGTCGGTCACCTGGACACGATCCGCGAGCTGCTGGACGGCCGGAAGGGCTACTACTGA
- a CDS encoding sulfotransferase family 2 domain-containing protein, which yields MPTDRGELSALVEERRSSDEHLTWGYHSRVSVTHRYVCVAIPKVACTTVKTVLRTWEGLPASDDVHEEGPRLEDFTTGEIATMLTSPDWLRFAFVRNPYARLFSAYKSKIGNTRDREYDWLRDQIREAFGYPSRNGARVGTVTFDDYVRFLAGSDDPQVVRDGHLDVQVRILQRDCIPYDILGRFENFRHDFDAILSRLDAPPRIRALAGDVLNSTPYLPLATAYRRELADIVHAVYEADFEELGYARDSWLHE from the coding sequence GTGCCAACGGATCGCGGTGAACTCAGCGCCCTCGTCGAGGAGCGGCGGTCATCCGACGAGCACCTCACCTGGGGCTACCACTCTCGGGTTTCGGTCACGCATCGGTACGTCTGCGTCGCGATTCCGAAGGTCGCCTGCACCACCGTCAAGACGGTGTTGCGTACGTGGGAGGGCCTTCCTGCTTCCGACGACGTCCACGAGGAAGGTCCGCGGCTGGAGGACTTCACGACCGGTGAGATCGCCACGATGCTCACCTCGCCGGACTGGCTGCGGTTCGCCTTCGTCCGCAATCCGTACGCGCGTCTGTTCTCCGCGTACAAGTCGAAGATCGGGAACACCCGGGACCGGGAGTACGACTGGCTCCGCGACCAGATCAGGGAAGCGTTCGGCTACCCGTCCCGGAACGGCGCCCGCGTCGGCACGGTCACCTTCGACGACTACGTTCGTTTCCTCGCCGGGTCGGACGATCCTCAGGTGGTCAGGGACGGCCACCTCGACGTGCAGGTGAGGATTCTGCAGCGGGACTGCATCCCGTACGACATCCTCGGCAGGTTCGAGAACTTCCGGCACGACTTCGACGCCATCCTCAGCAGGCTCGACGCGCCGCCGAGGATCCGAGCCCTGGCCGGGGACGTGCTGAACTCCACCCCGTACCTTCCGCTGGCCACTGCCTATCGGCGAGAGCTCGCCGACATCGTCCACGCTGTCTACGAGGCCGACTTCGAAGAGCTCGGTTACGCCCGGGACAGCTGGCTGCACGAATAA